From Haemorhous mexicanus isolate bHaeMex1 chromosome 2, bHaeMex1.pri, whole genome shotgun sequence, the proteins below share one genomic window:
- the CLDN10 gene encoding claudin-10 has product MASTSAEIIAFLLTISGWVLVSSTLPTDYWKVSTIDGTVITTATFWANLWKTCVTDSTGVSNCKDFPSMLALDGYIQACRGLMISAVCLGFFGAVFGLVGMKCTKVGGSDQTKAKIACLAGLIFILSGLCSMTSCSLYANRITSEFFDPSFVAQKYELGAALFIGWAGASLCIIGGIIFCFSIAENSNSARRGYAYNGATSVMSSRTKVHNSVPDKSPPKHFDKNAYV; this is encoded by the exons ATGGCGAGCACGTCGGCGGAGATCATCGCGTTCCTGCTGACCATCTCGGGATGGGTGCTGGTGTCCTCCACGCTGCCCACCGATTACTGGAAGGTGTCCACCATCGATGGCACGGTCATCACCACCGCCACCTTTTGGGCCAACCTCTGGAAGACCTGCGTGACCGACTCCACCGGCGTCTCCAACTGCAAGGACTTCCCATCCATGCTGGCGCTGGACG GTTACATCCAAGCCTGCAGAGGATTGATGATCTCCGCTGTCTGCCTGGGCTTCTTCGGTGCCGTTTTTGGACTGGTTGGGATGAAATGTACAAAAGTTGGAGGCTCTGATCAGACTAAAGCAAAAATAGCTTGTTTAGCTGGACTGATTTTCATACTCTCTG GGTTGTGCTCTATGACTAGTTGTTCCCTGTATGCAAACAGGATTACGTCTGAGTTCTTTGACCCTTCTTTTGTTGCACAAAA GTATGAATTAGGAGCAGCTTTGTTCATTGGATGGGCTGGAGCATCACTCTGCATAATTGGTGGCATTATATTCTGCTTCTCAATAGCTGAAAACAGTAATTCTGCAAG gagGGGGTATGCCTATAATGGAGCCACATCTGTGATGTCTTCTCGTACCAAGGTCCACAACAGCGTCCCTGACAAAAGCCCACCCAAGCACTTTGACAAGAACGCTTATGTTTAG